The following are encoded together in the Luteolibacter rhizosphaerae genome:
- a CDS encoding beta strand repeat-containing protein gives MKSQDLRCGGTRGRLIALGMFAPICHLHAANGTWTANAPGNWSNPANWSGGVIASGVGATADFSTLDITGDHAVTVDAPYTIGGLTVGDITTLSNSWQIGGTGPLTLDNGASQPALNVVNRTPTLSTPLVGTNGLSKTGQGFITLSGNNSGLSGTLNLQNVTGTNASGLGLSGTQALGGMKTININGTPTTGPYLSLSNNIEIPSDVTINVTSQGGNAGPPGAIRSEGGNTVTNIINAPININGAGVRIGNNNSKLLVLNGAITGGSNGVVFRTSVNDGIHVTNTGNTWGGVTNHSEGILWFKPGTLPATTSLVIAASAGGTVHTSGTFNRALGINAGEVRLGSAETTVATRPLGLSARDGALSVNFGGAGAEVFFNNFTTNTTGTPGTINTNIFVLNGAQANAKLTLANPLNLNGAARTLQLENNVVELTGGLRGGAFTYSKTGAATLLLPSASTWLGDLTFGTTGDSVNGGIIRASHAEAFGGVGATKNINAQGNNRGISVVELENNITIDSSKTLRMWGKNFAMTGSTGSGLQQSLRNLSGNNGWDGNVFIFNQGGSYAMESVTGTLTVGANNATTSVIRNEVANSTRTMSLYGPGNFVINNKLADNGNNNLILTKSGSGNLTITRADNDFDQTPNLLAGTTDISSLTGVALPSSLGAGTTVNLGATLRYNGAGDSSDRTLSLWPNGGTLDASGSGALQLTSPTFNNNAGITATIAAPFALGATELVLNETAGIAVGQTIAGTGILANTTVSAVNPDTRTVTLSQATSAASTTGVAITLGGAGTISRALTLTGSNAGNNSLAAPLANAGATGLLSVNKTGSGKWTLTGPTQTYTGDTTVSQGTLGFDGAFPSDSNLTVAAPATLSLANLSLRVDEDTNRALDIDGTLSIDGPVNIVLPEASPSGSQVVLDYGSITGAANLISNYRGSSFTPGATSASLSVGNGVPLTWTGSNDNTWDTKGTQNWKNASNTPLTFFWADPVRFDDSGFNNTFISMVGELRPASVTVDTSSVEYFIEGSGTLSGPFPLTKTGSSILHLGGANSFSGGVTVNQGTLRVLGPQSLGAIGQNITVANGATLDTNSALTSNRDYNLTIAGSGLDGAGAVVNNGFVDTLFGFGSLTLSGNATIGGAVRWDVRPITAGLGYVDLAGFNLTKTGPNLVALIDSTLSDTGNIIVNEGTLALTRLTANPGGLVTVNTGGLLRFENYTAGYFDRDFAVNGGTVRLQGSNLSTQGSAALTGIATFDIEAARNLTFNGLATGTGELVKSGGTGTLTLAGQNTYSGTTTINAGTLAIGTQITTGTLGSGAVVNNGNLVINRSDTSYVVSNAISGTGTVGIGQANGGALNSLVTLAGANSFTGNVSVGSGGLKIFSASALGTGPKAINVNGLNGRPQLYLDGTGGNITLPADMALNTSNGTPAEPAIGNIAGNNVISGPITMTTGAGGTAVSVFGGSLALNGDITANAAGRRLILGGTAGTGSVAGVVSNAGANPVGLDKVGPLTWTLSGNNSYTDTTVVSEGKLLVNGNQGSASGAVSVAAGATLGGTGTIGGNLTTVAGSVLAPGTSIGTLTTVAPAIIGGSLAIEVDAASADRLTVGGSLDISAATLDITALAAPTQAAYVIASYGVLNGTFAGVTGLPSGYTLNYNYNGLGQIALVQGGADPYGSFETLNGIVGAGSNADSDGDGIPNGIEFVIGGDPSGPGSASNGLLPTTTLDATYLNFVFRRTDESSSYNPFVQYGSTLGGWTQAQNGVNGVIVTVDDNFYNGTTDRVTVRIPRSLAAPDTKLFARLRVNIP, from the coding sequence ATGAAATCCCAAGACCTCCGCTGTGGCGGAACTCGGGGGCGTCTCATCGCCCTCGGCATGTTCGCGCCGATCTGCCATCTCCACGCTGCCAACGGCACTTGGACCGCCAATGCTCCGGGGAACTGGAGCAATCCCGCAAACTGGTCCGGCGGCGTCATCGCCTCCGGGGTCGGCGCCACTGCTGACTTCAGCACCTTGGACATCACTGGCGACCACGCGGTCACGGTGGACGCCCCCTACACGATCGGGGGCCTGACCGTCGGGGACATCACGACTCTCAGCAATAGCTGGCAGATCGGGGGCACGGGTCCGCTCACTCTCGATAACGGCGCTAGCCAACCGGCGCTTAACGTCGTCAACCGCACCCCCACCCTTTCGACCCCGCTGGTCGGCACGAACGGTCTTTCGAAGACGGGTCAGGGCTTCATCACCCTTTCCGGGAACAACAGCGGCCTCAGCGGCACCCTGAATCTTCAGAACGTCACGGGCACGAATGCCTCCGGTCTCGGCCTCTCCGGCACCCAGGCACTGGGTGGTATGAAGACGATCAACATCAACGGGACCCCGACCACTGGGCCCTACCTGAGCCTGAGCAACAACATCGAGATCCCTTCCGATGTAACCATCAACGTGACCTCGCAGGGCGGTAATGCCGGTCCTCCGGGAGCGATCCGGAGCGAAGGCGGCAATACGGTGACAAACATCATCAACGCCCCGATCAACATCAATGGTGCCGGCGTCCGCATCGGCAACAACAACTCGAAGTTGCTCGTGCTGAACGGAGCGATCACCGGCGGCTCGAACGGTGTGGTCTTCCGCACCTCGGTCAACGATGGCATCCACGTGACAAACACCGGGAACACCTGGGGCGGCGTCACCAACCACTCGGAAGGCATCCTGTGGTTCAAGCCCGGCACGCTGCCTGCCACAACATCCTTGGTTATCGCAGCCAGCGCCGGTGGCACCGTGCACACCAGCGGCACCTTCAACCGCGCCCTCGGCATCAACGCCGGCGAGGTCCGTCTGGGCAGCGCCGAGACCACCGTCGCCACCCGCCCGCTCGGCCTGAGCGCGCGCGATGGTGCTCTCTCCGTGAACTTCGGCGGAGCCGGTGCGGAAGTGTTTTTCAACAACTTCACCACCAACACCACCGGCACCCCCGGGACGATCAACACGAACATCTTCGTGCTCAACGGTGCCCAGGCGAATGCCAAGCTCACCCTTGCAAACCCGCTCAACCTGAACGGTGCCGCCCGCACCCTGCAGCTTGAGAATAACGTGGTGGAACTCACCGGCGGTCTCCGCGGCGGAGCCTTCACCTACAGCAAGACCGGCGCGGCCACGCTGCTGCTGCCGAGCGCGAGCACCTGGCTCGGCGACCTGACCTTCGGCACCACCGGCGACTCGGTGAATGGCGGCATCATCCGTGCCTCCCATGCCGAAGCCTTCGGTGGCGTGGGCGCAACCAAGAACATCAATGCCCAGGGTAACAACCGCGGCATCTCGGTGGTCGAGCTCGAGAACAACATCACCATCGATTCGAGCAAGACGCTCCGCATGTGGGGTAAGAACTTCGCCATGACCGGCTCCACCGGCAGCGGCTTGCAACAGTCCTTGCGCAACCTCTCCGGCAACAACGGCTGGGATGGAAACGTCTTCATCTTCAACCAGGGCGGTTCCTACGCCATGGAGTCGGTGACCGGCACGCTCACGGTCGGCGCGAACAACGCGACCACCTCGGTCATCCGCAACGAGGTGGCGAACAGCACCCGCACGATGTCCCTCTACGGACCCGGGAACTTCGTCATCAACAACAAGCTGGCGGACAACGGGAACAACAACCTGATCCTGACGAAGTCCGGCTCGGGCAACCTCACCATCACCCGTGCCGACAACGACTTCGACCAGACGCCAAACCTCCTCGCGGGCACGACGGACATCAGCTCGCTGACGGGCGTCGCCCTGCCGAGCTCCCTCGGTGCCGGCACCACGGTCAATCTCGGTGCCACGCTCCGCTACAATGGCGCGGGGGACAGCTCCGACCGCACGCTCAGCCTGTGGCCGAACGGTGGCACGCTGGATGCCTCCGGCAGCGGAGCGCTTCAGCTCACCTCGCCGACCTTCAACAACAACGCGGGAATCACGGCGACCATCGCCGCCCCCTTCGCGCTCGGTGCCACCGAACTGGTGCTGAACGAAACCGCCGGTATCGCTGTCGGCCAGACGATCGCCGGCACCGGCATTCTCGCGAACACCACGGTGAGCGCGGTGAATCCTGATACCCGCACGGTCACGCTGAGCCAAGCGACCTCCGCCGCTTCCACCACCGGTGTGGCGATCACGCTTGGCGGAGCCGGCACGATCAGCCGCGCACTCACCCTCACCGGCTCGAATGCCGGGAACAACTCGCTCGCCGCTCCCCTGGCAAATGCGGGTGCTACCGGCCTGCTCTCGGTTAACAAGACCGGCAGCGGCAAGTGGACTCTCACAGGGCCTACCCAGACCTACACCGGTGACACCACGGTAAGCCAAGGCACGCTCGGCTTCGACGGTGCCTTCCCGAGCGACAGCAATCTCACCGTCGCCGCTCCGGCCACCCTCTCGCTTGCGAACCTTTCGCTTCGCGTGGACGAGGACACGAACCGTGCGCTGGATATCGACGGGACCCTGTCGATCGACGGACCGGTCAATATCGTCCTGCCGGAGGCCAGCCCCAGCGGCAGCCAAGTGGTCCTGGACTACGGCTCGATCACCGGCGCCGCCAACCTGATCTCGAACTACCGCGGCAGTTCGTTCACTCCGGGAGCGACCTCCGCTTCTCTTAGCGTCGGCAACGGTGTTCCTCTCACCTGGACCGGCTCGAACGACAATACCTGGGATACGAAAGGAACCCAGAACTGGAAGAATGCGAGCAACACGCCGCTGACCTTCTTCTGGGCCGATCCGGTCCGCTTCGATGACAGCGGATTCAACAACACCTTCATCTCGATGGTCGGCGAGCTTCGACCGGCATCGGTGACGGTTGATACCAGCAGCGTCGAGTACTTCATTGAAGGCTCCGGCACGCTCAGCGGTCCCTTCCCGCTGACCAAGACGGGTAGCTCGATTCTCCACCTCGGGGGTGCGAACTCCTTCTCCGGCGGTGTCACCGTCAACCAAGGGACTCTCCGCGTTCTCGGTCCGCAGTCGCTCGGTGCGATCGGCCAGAACATCACGGTGGCCAACGGCGCGACGCTTGATACCAACAGCGCCCTTACCTCGAACCGTGACTACAACCTGACGATCGCGGGTAGCGGCCTGGATGGTGCCGGTGCCGTCGTGAACAACGGCTTCGTCGACACCCTCTTCGGTTTCGGGTCCCTGACCTTGTCGGGCAATGCCACCATCGGTGGCGCGGTGCGCTGGGATGTCCGCCCGATCACGGCAGGACTCGGCTACGTCGATCTGGCGGGTTTCAACCTGACCAAGACCGGCCCGAACCTCGTCGCCCTGATCGACAGCACCTTGTCCGACACGGGTAACATCATCGTGAACGAGGGCACGCTCGCACTCACCCGCCTGACCGCGAATCCGGGCGGTCTGGTGACGGTGAATACCGGAGGCCTGCTGCGCTTCGAGAACTACACGGCCGGCTACTTCGACCGGGATTTCGCCGTGAACGGCGGCACCGTCCGCCTTCAGGGCAGCAACCTGAGCACTCAGGGCTCTGCGGCCCTCACGGGTATCGCCACCTTCGACATCGAAGCCGCCCGTAACCTGACCTTCAACGGTCTCGCTACCGGCACCGGTGAACTGGTGAAGTCCGGTGGCACCGGCACCCTGACCTTGGCAGGCCAGAACACCTACTCCGGCACGACCACGATCAACGCGGGAACCCTCGCCATCGGCACCCAGATCACCACCGGCACCTTGGGTAGCGGAGCGGTGGTCAACAACGGCAACCTGGTCATCAACCGCAGCGACACCAGCTACGTGGTGAGCAACGCTATCAGCGGCACCGGCACGGTCGGTATCGGCCAAGCCAATGGTGGCGCGCTGAACTCCTTGGTCACCTTGGCCGGGGCTAACAGCTTCACCGGCAATGTCTCGGTCGGCTCCGGCGGCTTGAAGATCTTCAGCGCCAGCGCCCTCGGCACCGGCCCGAAGGCAATCAACGTGAACGGTCTCAACGGTCGTCCGCAGCTCTACCTCGACGGCACCGGCGGCAACATCACGCTGCCGGCCGACATGGCCCTGAACACCAGCAACGGCACCCCGGCGGAACCGGCCATCGGCAACATCGCCGGTAACAACGTGATCTCCGGCCCGATCACCATGACTACCGGTGCCGGCGGCACCGCGGTCTCGGTCTTCGGCGGCAGCCTCGCACTGAACGGCGATATCACCGCCAATGCTGCCGGCCGTCGCCTGATCCTCGGCGGCACCGCCGGCACGGGTTCGGTGGCTGGCGTCGTCTCCAATGCCGGCGCCAACCCGGTCGGTCTCGATAAGGTCGGTCCGCTGACCTGGACCCTGAGCGGAAACAACAGCTACACGGACACCACCGTGGTGAGCGAGGGCAAGCTCCTCGTGAACGGCAACCAAGGCAGCGCCAGCGGCGCCGTCTCGGTGGCTGCCGGAGCCACTCTCGGCGGCACCGGCACGATCGGTGGCAATCTGACCACCGTGGCCGGATCCGTCCTCGCACCGGGCACCTCGATCGGCACGCTCACCACCGTGGCCCCGGCCATCATCGGTGGCTCGCTCGCGATCGAAGTGGATGCCGCCAGCGCGGACCGTCTGACCGTCGGAGGCTCGCTGGACATCAGCGCGGCCACCCTCGACATCACCGCCCTCGCCGCGCCGACCCAGGCGGCCTATGTTATCGCCTCCTACGGTGTCCTGAACGGCACCTTCGCTGGTGTGACCGGCCTGCCCTCCGGCTACACGCTGAACTACAACTACAACGGTCTCGGCCAGATCGCCTTGGTTCAGGGCGGTGCCGATCCTTACGGTAGCTTCGAAACCCTCAACGGCATTGTCGGTGCGGGGTCCAACGCTGACTCCGATGGCGACGGCATCCCGAACGGCATCGAATTCGTGATCGGCGGTGATCCCTCCGGCCCGGGCTCGGCCTCGAACGGCCTGCTCCCGACCACCACGCTGGACGCCACCTACCTGAACTTCGTCTTCCGCCGCACGGACGAGTCCTCATCCTACAACCCCTTCGTGCAATACGGCAGCACCTTGGGCGGATGGACTCAGGCGCAGAACGGGGTGAACGGCGTGATCGTCACCGTGGATGACAACTTCTACAACGGCACCACCGACCGGGTGACCGTGCGCATCCCCCGCTCGCTGGCGGCCCCGGATACGAAGTTGTTCGCCCGCCTCCGCGTGAACATCCCCTGA